Genomic window (Chondrocystis sp. NIES-4102):
AGCGTTCCCAAGTACAAGAACGCTTACACTGCTCCTAACTATCTTCTTTCAACAACAAATCTTTAATAGCCTTGTGTTCATTGAGTTGTTGTTCTGCTGGATTTTTACGAGTATCAGTAATTAACCAGTCCAAGGCTGCTGCTTGCAAATCGATCGCTGCTCCTGTTTTATCAACACAATAACGACCAAAAACGAGCTTATCAACTAAACGAATACCTTCACCCAAACGAGAATATTCAAAAATGACACTATTATCAACGGTAGCACCACTGCAAATATAACAATTAGGGCCGATCATACTAGGGCCGATAATTTTTGCCCCATCCTCAATTTTAGTCATCCCACCAATATAAACAGGGCCAGTAATATCTACTTTGTCCCAATTTACCGCGACATTCAAACCCGTGTAAATTCCTGGAAAAACCTCTGTTCCAGGAATGTTAACATTTTTTATCTCTCTAGTTAATACACCTCTTACAGCGTGCCAATAGTCAGGAACTTTGCCGATATCTACCCATTCAAAGTCCATCGAGACAGCATAAAAAGGAGCTTTTTTATCTACTAACTTAGGAAATAATTCACCACCGATGTCATATTCGACATTTGGAGGAATATAATCAAATATTTCAGGCTCAAAAATATAAATTCCCGTGTTAATTTCGGTACTTAAAGCCTCTTCAACCGAAGGTTTTTCTTGAAAAGATTTAATTCGCCCTTGATCATCAGTAACTACTACACCATAACTTGGAACATCCTCTTTAGGAACTTTCTTAGTAATAATAGTTGCGATCGCGCCAAGAGATTTATGTTTTTTAAGTGCTGCGGTTAAGTCTAAATCAATTAGAGCATCCCCACACATAACTACGAAAGTATCATCAAAAAAAGCATTAAAATCTTGGATCTTACGTAAGCCTCCAGCCGAGCCTACTGCTTGACCTACCAACTTACCATCAACAATACTACCTTCAAAAGAATAACCAATGTCCACCCCAAAACGTTGACCATCACGGAAATAACCTTCTATTTCATGGGCTAGGTGACTTACGTTAACCATAATCTGATCAAAACCATGTTGTCGTAGAAGTTCTAACAAAAACTCCATGACTGGCTTTTGCAAAATCGGAATTAATGGTTTAGGGATTGTATAAGTTATGGGACGAACACGAGTGCCTTTACCAGCAGCCAGAATCATGGCTTTCATTAAAGCTTCTCCTCAACCAGACTTTCAATAACTATTCAAACTATTTTAGTTTATCAACAATGACTACCGTAGACTTAAATTATGATTACCTCAATTAAGAGGACGAATCCTTAAATCTTGATAAAACTCTTGTTGAGACAATTCTACTTTCGATTGGGCAGAGAGTAATAATAATGCCCAAAAAACTCCTGCACGGTCTAAATTGGTAGATTCTAGATGATCATAACTGTTAACTTGAGCAAATTCAGTTGTATGCCATCTTTGCAACAAATTTTCCCAATCTACATAATCTCGCTCTGAGGCTAACTGAGCCAAATTCAGAACCAGAAAGCTTTCTAACTGAGCAGCTAATTCAGTTAAATTTTCATTATGAGCTAATTGAGCGATCGCTTTGATGGCTGCACTACGAGAACTAGAAGAACGACGGGGAGAACTATCAGTACTAGCAGCTTCAATTTCGGCAGCAATATGTTCTAATTGTTCTATCAATTCTTGTAAGGTTACACGACGTTTGCCTATCGGTTGTAGGGAAGTACGCCGACGCAGGTGTTGCTCTAAATTAGCAGGTAAAGATCCAGAAGCTGATTCTACTAATATTTCTGTCTCTAAAAATTCCTCCTCTTCTATCTGTGCTAATTCCGATTCCCATAAATCAAGACTGTCGGCTTTAAATAATACCAACATAGATGCCCATAAAAACGCTTGACCAGAACGAGGTAGATCGGCTTCTTGTTTTGGTAAGTCTGTTTCGCCCATTAGCCCCAATTCGGCTAAAAAACGATCAATGATGTTGATTACGGGAACATCCCAAGGATCAATTTCCCCGCGTTCTGCGAGATTAATTAAATTGGCGATCGCGTTTTGAGCAGGAGTTATATTCATAATCCATCATTTATAATCCATAGTTTCTGATTTTTCCAACTAAATATTGCAGCATCTATACAATTGAGGTAAATAATTTCGCTATTTACGCCACAACCCGATAAACTTAAACTTGTTTATCCCTTTTTATGAGTATTAGATTTTATAACCTCAAGACTAACACCATTAATTTAAATAGGTGTATTAATTGCTTAATTTACAGCTTTACTCAAACACTACAAGATAAATCATGACTGCAACAACTACTCGTTTCCCCATCGATTTAGACGCTTATCAACCCTTAGCCTTAGATCCTAAAAACCCCAAACTGACAGACGAACAAAGAGAAGCCCTTAAAGCCAATATTAAATTATGCCGTGAGGCAATTGTTTTTTTTACTGCTACAGGTGCAGCTAGAGGCGTTGGTGGTCATACTGGAGGCCCTTTTGATACTGTTCCTGAAGTGGTCATTTTAGATGCCTTCTTCCGTGGTGCGCCTGATATGTTTGTACCAATATTCTTTGATGAAGCAGGACATAGGGTTGCAACCCAATATTTAATGGCGGTGCTACATGGAGAATTACCAAAAGAAGATTTATTAAATTACCGTGGTGCAAACTCCAGATTACCAGGACACCCCGAATTAGGTTTAACTCCAGGAGTAAAATTTAGTTCTGGGCGTTTAGGACACATTTGGCCCTATATTAACGGTATTGCGATCGCCAATCCTGATAAAGTAGTAGTTTGTTTGGGTTCTGATGGTTCACAACAGGAAGGGAATGACGCAGAAGCAGCACGCCTAGCAGTTGCCCAAAACCTCAATGTTAAGTTGTTTATCGATGATAACGATGTAACCATAGCAGGACATCCTTCGGAATATTTACCAGGTTACAGTGTAGAAAAAACCCTTACAGGTCATGGTTTGAGTGTGAATGAGGGAGACGGCGAAGATCTAGATGATCTTTATAGTCGTATGTGTGCTGCGGTAACTAGTGATGGGCCAGTTGCTTTAATCAATAAACGTCCCATGTGTCCTGGAATTGAAGGAGTCGAAGGTTCTACCCACGGACATGATGTAATTGCAGTAGATAAAGCGATCGCATATTTAGAAAAACAAGGACAAGGTGCAGCAGTAGATTTTCTCAAAAATATCAAAAAGCCCAGCAATGATTATCAATTTTTAGGTGTAAGCGAAAAACTTGGTTCTAACCGCAATGTCTTTGGGGATGCTGTTGTCTCCGTACTAAGTAAAATGAGCGATGCCGAAAGAAAAGCTAGCGTCGTCTTTATTGACAGTGATTTAGAAGGATCTTGTGGTTTCAAACAAATCCACGATGCTTATCCTGATGTCTTTATCCCCTCTGGAATTATGGAACGGGGTAATCTTTCTGCTGCTGCTGGTTTTGGGATGGCAGAAGGCAAACAAGGTGTCTTTGCTACATTTAGTGCATTTTTAGAGATGTGTATTTCAGAAATCACTATGGCACGCCTCAACAAATCCAATCTTTTGTGCCACTTCTCCCACGCTGGTATTGATGACATGGCTGATAATACCTGTCACTTTGGGATTAACAATATGTTTGCCGACAACGGCTTAGATGACGGTTATGAAACTCGTCTTTATTTCCCCGCCGATGCTAATCAAATGCGTGCTTGTGTAGAAAAAGTATTTCACCAGCCAGGAATGCGCTTTATCTTCTCCACTCGTTCTAAAGTACCAATGGTTCTAGATGAATCAGGTAATGAAATTTTTGGTGGTGACTACACTTTCACTCCTGATAAAGATGAAGTAATTCGCGAAGGCGATGCAGGTTATATCGTCAGCTTTGGAGATGCCCTTTATCGTGCTTTAGATGCCGTGGAACGTCTTAAACAGGAAGGTATTAACGTCGGTTTAATTAATAAATCTACTCTTAATGTAATCGATGAAGAAATGCTTGCCAAAATAGGTAAAGCACCATTTGTTCTAGTAGTTGAATCTTTTAACCGTCGTACTGGCTTAGGTATTCGTTTTGGTTCTTGGTTACTAGAAAGAGGCTTAACCCCTAAATATGGGTACTTAGGAGTTCATGAAGAAGGCTGTGGTGGACTTTGGGAACAGTTCCCTTATCAAGGTATAGACCCTGAAGGAATTATGAGCCATGTTAAAGGGTTTCTTGACCAATAATTGATTAATCTTTAAAACTTTTTAATATTTATTAGGTGGGTGTCTAACCCACTTTTTTTGTTGCTAAAGTTCAATGAAAGTATAAGGTTTTTGATTGAAAGAGGCAGCTACAGGAACAATAGACAGTATTTTTAAACTTTTAGCTGTGAGCTTCTTAAGTACTACCTACTACCCATTTGTTTTATCTTATCCTTTAGGGCTACCTCCTATCTACTACCTACTACCTACTACCATAATATGCCGTTACATTGGTCAATTAAGAAATGATCGCTTATCATCGTTTAAGCAAATGAGCAGCAGCTTAGAGGTTATAGCTAAAAGCTTAAATATATGCCTTACAAACTATTGGTAGTTACTACAGTCCCTATTACTATTCGCAGTTTCCTATTACCATTTGTCCAACATTTCAAAAGCTTAGACTGGCAGGTAGATGGGATGGCACAAGGACTAAGCAAAGATTTAGAATGCGTTCAAGCACTCGATCGCGTCTGGGATATTCAATGGTCAAGAAATGTTTTAGATCCTAGAAATCTTTTAGCAGGGGTGTCACGAGTTAAAGAAATAGTAGCCCAAGGAAATTATGATCTAGTTCATGTTCATACTCCCATTGCTGCTTTTGTTACTCGCTATGCTCTTAAAGATGTTCCTAATACTAAAGTAATATATACTGCTCATGGTTTTCACTTTTATCAGGGAGGCAGTGCCTTAAAAAATGCTATTTTTCTTAATTTAGAGAAGTTGGCTGGTGCTTGGACAGATTATTTAATTATCATTAATCAAGAGGATGAAATCGCTGCAAAAAAACATAGTTTCTTACCCTCAGAACGAATTTACTATACTCGTGGAATAGGAGTTGATACCAATTTTTATGCTTCTCGTCAGGCAACTCCAGCAGAAATACAACAAATACGCCAAGAGTTAAATTTAGCCGATCAAGATTATCTTTTACTTTCCATTGCTGAATTTACTCCCCGTAAACGACATCGAGATTTGCTTAATGCTCTTGCTAAATTATCTAACCCTCATATTCATTTAGCTTTAGCAGGAGAAGGGCCCTTAAGAACAGATATAGAACAATTAGCTATCCAATTAGATATCGCTTCACAAGTCCATTTTTTAGGATTTCGTACCGATATACCCGTTTTAATTCAGGCTGCAAAAGCAGTTTTGTTAGTATCTCAGCAGGAAGGCTTACCCCGTAGCATCATGGAAGCAATGTGTTTAGCTACCCCAGTAATAGGATCAGATATACGTGGTACTAGGGATTTACTTACAGATGGTTGCGGTATTTTAGTAAAATTGGGAGATACCAACGCGATCGCGTCTGCAATGGCACAAGTTGTTAACGATCCTCAAAGTTCGGCAGCAATGGCACAAAAAGCCCAGGCTAAAATGGTTTCTTATGATATTAAGGAGATTATTAAGCAATATACAGATATTTATCATCTCGCCCTAGCTGAACTTTACCCAACGCCAAATTAATAGGTATTGAAAAGTTTTATTATTTGTTTTGTAGTTAAGTAAGTATTTAAGGAAGATCTTTTTTATGGCTTCCTAAATAATACTAATTATCGAAAATTACGATAACCTTAAAACGGATTAAGCCTTTAGCTTTTATTTGTTCAGCTATTGCTTGCTAATTGTTATAACTTTTAAATCTACTTCTTTGTATTCCTCAGCTACATCGAATAGTAATTTGTATATTCTTAGTAACAAAATATAAATATACCCTCTTAACTACCTCATCAGTAATTACAATTTCCTAAACTACTGAATATTGAATTGTAAGATATTGTGAAAAATATTAATAGTATACATCGCCTACTTTCACGCTTAATCTACAAATTATAATTATGTCTTAAATTAGTTTGGCATCTTTATTAATATGTAAATTTATAATTGCTGCTCATTTTGACTATGTTGCTTATTCAATAATATATACAGATAAAATAAGAAATTACTTTGATATTATTTAAATATAAAAAAGTAATCTTGGCTTGTTAATCAAAACCAAATAAAATATCAGCATCGCTTTTAAAATTAAAGTCACCTTTTAAACTAAAGCTATTTATCATAAATTCAGATTATTTAAATAGGTTTAATATTGAGGATTTAACTAAGAAATATCATTGTACATTAAGTAGGTTTTTAGTTATTTATGACAAAATATATCTCATCATTTGTTAGTTAAACTGAAATACTTAGAAGGTAGCATATACTCAATCATAAAAGAATTATAAATATAACTAAGAAGAATCGACCAAAAGGATAATATTTTAAAAGATTTTACTTGCGCTTAATAAGAAATTTACTGTGGTCAAAACTAACCCTCTATCTCCTATATTTCAAATTGCTCTGTCTACTTTAGGCTCTATTCACCTTTTGAGCGATGGCTGTATTGCCCAAGTAACTGGTGATGGCACAGTAAACACTCAAGTCAATCAAAATGCTAGTGTGGCTGAAATTACGGGCGGAGAAACACGAGGAGATAATTTATTCCATAGTTTTCAAGATTTTTCCCTGACTACGGGTAACGAGGCTACTTTTAACAATGCTGATAATATTGCTAACATTTTTTCTCGCGTCACAGGGGGTAATATCTCAAATATTGATGGTTTAATTAGTGCTAACGGTAGTGCCAATTTATTTTTAATTAATCCTGCGGGTATTATATTTGGGGAAAATGCCAGCCTTGATGTAGGTGGTTCTTTTTACGCTAGTAGTGCTAGTAGTATTTTATTTGAGGATGGGGAATTCAGCGCAACGGATATAAATACTCCCCCGACTCTAACAGTTAATGCACCAATTGGTTTAGGTTTTCGGGATCAGCCTGGGGATATTACTAACAATTCTGTAATTAATAATGGTAGAGGTTTAGAAGTAAACCCAGGTGAAAACATTACTTTATTAGGTGGTGATGTTAATTTCAACGGTGGAAATATAACTGCACCTGGTGGGATAGTAAATATAGGTGGTGTAACAAGTGTTGGAGCAGTAAATTTTACTCAAACTGGTAACTTAAATTTTACTGATAACATTCCCAAAGCAGACGTATCCTTAGATAATAATGCGGTGGTTAATATTACTGCTGCTGGCGGTGGTTTAATTGAGATTAACGCCAATAATTTAGAATTAACTAATAATAGTTTATTTTTAGCTGATATTGGGGCAGGTAATGGTTCAGAAAATGCTGTAGCAGGTCAAATTAATATTAACGCTACTAGAGTTTTTGCCGATAACGCCTCAATTATACAATCTCAGAATTTAGGAATAGGTAAAGCAGGCACAATTAATATCAATACAGATATATTAGACTTTCGAGAAGGTTCTGCGATCGCTGTTAGTAATTTCGGTCAGGGTGAGGCGGGAGTTGTTAATATTAATGCCAACAATATATCTTTTGATCAAGAATGGGGGGGAATCTTTGCCACGACAGGCTTACAACGCATCCAAACTCTACCGCTAATCACTCAAGCTTTTGGTAATGCAGGATCAATTAATATTAATACCGACACTTTAGATTTAACCAATGGCGCACAGATCCAAGTTAATAGTGTTGCACAGGGAAATGCAGGTAACATTAATATTCAAGCAGCAGAA
Coding sequences:
- a CDS encoding mannose-1-phosphate guanyltransferase is translated as MKAMILAAGKGTRVRPITYTIPKPLIPILQKPVMEFLLELLRQHGFDQIMVNVSHLAHEIEGYFRDGQRFGVDIGYSFEGSIVDGKLVGQAVGSAGGLRKIQDFNAFFDDTFVVMCGDALIDLDLTAALKKHKSLGAIATIITKKVPKEDVPSYGVVVTDDQGRIKSFQEKPSVEEALSTEINTGIYIFEPEIFDYIPPNVEYDIGGELFPKLVDKKAPFYAVSMDFEWVDIGKVPDYWHAVRGVLTREIKNVNIPGTEVFPGIYTGLNVAVNWDKVDITGPVYIGGMTKIEDGAKIIGPSMIGPNCYICSGATVDNSVIFEYSRLGEGIRLVDKLVFGRYCVDKTGAAIDLQAAALDWLITDTRKNPAEQQLNEHKAIKDLLLKEDS
- a CDS encoding chromosome segregation and condensation protein ScpA translates to MNITPAQNAIANLINLAERGEIDPWDVPVINIIDRFLAELGLMGETDLPKQEADLPRSGQAFLWASMLVLFKADSLDLWESELAQIEEEEFLETEILVESASGSLPANLEQHLRRRTSLQPIGKRRVTLQELIEQLEHIAAEIEAASTDSSPRRSSSSRSAAIKAIAQLAHNENLTELAAQLESFLVLNLAQLASERDYVDWENLLQRWHTTEFAQVNSYDHLESTNLDRAGVFWALLLLSAQSKVELSQQEFYQDLRIRPLN
- a CDS encoding transketolase domain-containing protein; this translates as MTATTTRFPIDLDAYQPLALDPKNPKLTDEQREALKANIKLCREAIVFFTATGAARGVGGHTGGPFDTVPEVVILDAFFRGAPDMFVPIFFDEAGHRVATQYLMAVLHGELPKEDLLNYRGANSRLPGHPELGLTPGVKFSSGRLGHIWPYINGIAIANPDKVVVCLGSDGSQQEGNDAEAARLAVAQNLNVKLFIDDNDVTIAGHPSEYLPGYSVEKTLTGHGLSVNEGDGEDLDDLYSRMCAAVTSDGPVALINKRPMCPGIEGVEGSTHGHDVIAVDKAIAYLEKQGQGAAVDFLKNIKKPSNDYQFLGVSEKLGSNRNVFGDAVVSVLSKMSDAERKASVVFIDSDLEGSCGFKQIHDAYPDVFIPSGIMERGNLSAAAGFGMAEGKQGVFATFSAFLEMCISEITMARLNKSNLLCHFSHAGIDDMADNTCHFGINNMFADNGLDDGYETRLYFPADANQMRACVEKVFHQPGMRFIFSTRSKVPMVLDESGNEIFGGDYTFTPDKDEVIREGDAGYIVSFGDALYRALDAVERLKQEGINVGLINKSTLNVIDEEMLAKIGKAPFVLVVESFNRRTGLGIRFGSWLLERGLTPKYGYLGVHEEGCGGLWEQFPYQGIDPEGIMSHVKGFLDQ
- a CDS encoding putative group 1 glycosyl transferase, yielding MPYKLLVVTTVPITIRSFLLPFVQHFKSLDWQVDGMAQGLSKDLECVQALDRVWDIQWSRNVLDPRNLLAGVSRVKEIVAQGNYDLVHVHTPIAAFVTRYALKDVPNTKVIYTAHGFHFYQGGSALKNAIFLNLEKLAGAWTDYLIIINQEDEIAAKKHSFLPSERIYYTRGIGVDTNFYASRQATPAEIQQIRQELNLADQDYLLLSIAEFTPRKRHRDLLNALAKLSNPHIHLALAGEGPLRTDIEQLAIQLDIASQVHFLGFRTDIPVLIQAAKAVLLVSQQEGLPRSIMEAMCLATPVIGSDIRGTRDLLTDGCGILVKLGDTNAIASAMAQVVNDPQSSAAMAQKAQAKMVSYDIKEIIKQYTDIYHLALAELYPTPN
- a CDS encoding filamentous hemagglutinin family outer membrane protein, with product MVKTNPLSPIFQIALSTLGSIHLLSDGCIAQVTGDGTVNTQVNQNASVAEITGGETRGDNLFHSFQDFSLTTGNEATFNNADNIANIFSRVTGGNISNIDGLISANGSANLFLINPAGIIFGENASLDVGGSFYASSASSILFEDGEFSATDINTPPTLTVNAPIGLGFRDQPGDITNNSVINNGRGLEVNPGENITLLGGDVNFNGGNITAPGGIVNIGGVTSVGAVNFTQTGNLNFTDNIPKADVSLDNNAVVNITAAGGGLIEINANNLELTNNSLFLADIGAGNGSENAVAGQININATRVFADNASIIQSQNLGIGKAGTININTDILDFREGSAIAVSNFGQGEAGVVNINANNISFDQEWGGIFATTGLQRIQTLPLITQAFGNAGSININTDTLDLTNGAQIQVNSVAQGNAGNINIQAAETVNFIGKGKTAIADFGGGTVISGALSQVRGNSSGDGGQVTINAGSLNLIDKGSIIVNGSSSESNAGNIELNVRDLIFLKDEGLILSQSGEGGIGEAGNIEIKTGSLQITDSSFILADSYG